CAACTAAATACAGGTGCCATGTGTCACATAAAAAGAGACTCTTAAAGCACAAACTTAAGTGTCATGTAAACGAAGCCATTTACTCAACCTTACTCGATAATATACGGCAATACATgccataatatttattaaaattagcaAATGCTAATATATGTAGTTAATTTTaagcatttttttaattaaaaaatatcataaatcaattatcctaaataataattatcatttttcaatGCAATTTTATCATACTAGGCGTGTCTATAAAAAATGCGATGggcataatttattatgtaaagagattcaatttatttaaatagatttatagagaatttttgaataaattggACAGATGATATTATCTGTTAAGTGTATAATGCCTGCTTGCACTTCATGGCTGATCTACTTGGCCAAGTAATAGGAAGGCTAACTGAGTATAATTGAAAAGATGCCTGTAGTAGCAGTAGGCAGTAGCAGACTCTGTTTCCAGGGAGCTTCTACTATCATAATTGATATAAACTGAACATTATTCTGATCTACAGTAGCAGTATAAACTGAAAAGATGCCTATAGTAGCAGTAGCAGACTCTGTTACGGTGATTGCAGTTAGAAATTTATTTCCTAGGAGATAGCTAGTAATGGAGGCTTGGAGTGGAGTAATGGAATGGATTCCTACATTTATGGGAAGTGGTGAACATGAACTGTGACTTTATGCTAATTCAGGCTTGGCAAGCTTACTTTAAGATGATCTATTTTAGCTGAGTTGTATCAATAATGTTTATTCATTTGTCAACATTTTGCAGGactttaaagaaattattacttttattcgTTGTTGGTAGggtaaattgattaattacaataatattaataagcaAAGGTTCCAACTTAAAATCTTCTCCACTTCCACTCCCTTGAAATAATAACCAAGCTAAGCCTAAGTAGATAAATATTGTTCAGCTACCACTTTTGTGGTCTCATCATCTAATTCTCCTTTTGATGATACTGGTTTACAGATAACCTTCACATCAGGATTAAGAGTATTAGCTGAAACTTAAACCATTGCAGCTTCAcatctttctctttctcaacATTTGAATGAAAGAATGAACTCTTTTCCGCGACAAAATTACAGTTCTCAACCTGATTACACGGTTTACCAATTCAACATATTTGAATACGGCGCGTCATTGGATGACGATCACTTGATATAAGGACTGCCAGCCAACTGCTAATTATTGTATAAAGAATGTAAAACAACCCAAGAGAATCTAATAGCTGAGTAGAAAAGGTCGAAAAGAAGATCAAAACATGGTATGATGTTTAAGTACAGTGAGGAGAAGGTAAGCACCAGAAGGGCAAGGTGCGAACAGATCAGAAGATGGTGTCAATTGTTAGCTTTCTTTTTGAAGGAGATTTCTCTATAATCTGCTTCTCCTTGTCCATAAAGCTGGAACCCTTATTAGCAAATAATCTCCGGAGATTGATCACTGAAAGTTCATTGAAGCTAGCAACTGCGAGATCAGCCTGCACCAGTTCATACCTAcatttgttttttcaaattagtCAATATCTTTATAGATGTGCAACAATAAGAGAAATATAGTATACTCTTTAAGGACACCCAATAGTATGAACTCCCTATTATGATGGTCAGAAATCTTTTGAGAACAATTTCTCAAGGGACCACAGTTCTGCCTGTGCAAACTAAAAAGCAGTACTTTGTAGTAACATCTGCGTGAAATACAAAATAGTCTGTGCATTTTGCGCATGCAGAACTTATGATACTTCAAGCCATAGGGTTCTTGAATAAGCTACCTGCAAGTGTCTCAAAtgaatttactttttaagaaTCAACTGGCCTAACTCAGTTTCTTAAGCAAAAATGAAATACATACGCAGGATGTGCACCAATTAGTGCCACGGCCATCATAGTACAGTTGTGTGCAGCAGTTATGCCTCTGGGGTCATCCTCAAACACCACACATTTGGATGGTTTCCGATCTAGCTGCGAGCAATTAAGCAGGAATGTAAAGAATACCCCAAGAAAACAGCATCAGCTAGTATTTGACTAATTCATGAGAAAAGTGGCATGCACTTGTGCATCCCAGACATGGCTTCCTTTTACCACCTTTAATGACCACCCACCCACCTGTCTTTGATTTTTCGTCTTTAGGGTTGTTATGAATCTTATTGGCTAATTCTTTGCTCATCCATCCCAAAATTGGCtcctttctctcttcttttaagTATAAATCATATCATTATTAACTCACCTACTAGTCATcaaacttttcttttgctaCTTGCTGAGAATCGTAGCGAGTATAATTCTCCATCTTaagaaaattcatatataatataatatgcaCAATGATGCACCTTTTCTTTAACTATCTTTCTCATCAAGCCGACTTTTCAAAGCAAAGGCTAAAGTAAAGCAAGGGATCCAGTTATAGCAACTGCAATTTCATCTTTGACAACAGATCAGCCCAAATATTGAGATCACTGTATTCAAGctaaatgaaaacaaaatcaGGTATATTGGCTATCCTACATGAAGAGTCCGTAGCTAGCAACTTTGAACTAAGCTGATGAtcttttttcaaagaaaaagaaaggaccCTATAAGGAAGATTAAAAGCTGAGCTCCAACACAGGAATGAAATGAATTTAATCATCTTGAAGCACTCTCTACGTTGATACCTTTAGAGCAGCTGACAGAAATCTATGAGCCATGGACTCCATGCCATCTTCCTCAGCTACAATTGCCTGAAAATGACAAAGAGATAACTTACAACAATCAGCTACAGGCCACAGGAATATGAGCTGCAACTGAAATCTAAATCACACTTGCAAAGTCCAccaaattcaaataaatactGTCCATTGTTATCTAATGATTTGTAAGACCATAGAAACAGAAAACCAAATACTATAACATGTTCTCATGTATATGTACCTTATCTCTTAGTCTACTTTCTATACTTGATCAgccaaaatataaattaaatagtcaGAATGAAGTATATTTTACATGTAAGGCATAAGCCAACCGCTGGCAATTGGAAAAATGGCAACAAAATCACAGTGCATAGGATAAATAGACAAGGTGATACATGATGATGCCTGTAAGTTGGTCAAACTGATTGCAGAACATTATGAGAACATCaagttgagaaaataacagGAAAATGAAATGGGAACATGGCACATGGAATTGCACATTTTAGTCATCATAATTGCGAGTTTTCTGGtcagaaacaaaaaagaaaacatctaCCTGAAAGTATTTCTTGAGCCCCATCCGCTCCAGAACCCCTACCATGTTTACCCGATCTAGACTTGAAACAACAGCACAAGGAATGCGAGCTCTAGCTACAGCATCCAGCCACTCTTTTAGACCCTCAGTCGGTTCTCTTAGCTGGGTGAAGCATAGGGACACCATGTCATTTTTGTATCCAAGTGACAAACAGATTAGAAATAAAGCCAGCAGAAGGGACCTCACTCTAAGTAGATGATCATAATATAGATGTGACAACCTCAACTTCAATCGATCCAATTCACTTTCTGTTGTCTCCCAGCGCAACACCTGAAACAATAATTTGAAAGCTCAGTTCCACTCCTAGTCTCCAAAAGTAACTAGACCAAAAATTGACTCCACGGTCCATACCACAACCACAAAACAAATGAAGATAAATGATATCAACTGCTGGTTAATCAAGAATACCTCCAAACATTGGATTGATCGGCTTTTTAAAGCTTGAAATTTTGATGAAATGAAACACCAAAActtctccttttattttaatgttaaattCTACGAAATCAGCGGGAGAAGAAAGCATATTATTCCCCCCccccccaaaaaaaaaaaatcataactAATCAAATGATTTGTGTACTTATTATCTGAAGAATTTACTGTGTGATTTTAAAGGCAAAAACTTAATCATATAAGAAAGCTTAAAGTGCAAACCCAACAATATTATAATCTAAATTTCCAAACCTTGTGCAGTAC
The nucleotide sequence above comes from Ricinus communis isolate WT05 ecotype wild-type chromosome 6, ASM1957865v1, whole genome shotgun sequence. Encoded proteins:
- the LOC8259525 gene encoding 5-amino-6-(5-phospho-D-ribitylamino)uracil phosphatase, chloroplastic isoform X1; the protein is MECSSSCSHFRSSYSSSYASSPLLCPSTHSLFPSNLRFSHKLKVRYRLLIRNACGFDANGSGNGFPITPNKLFMQETIGAEYGEGFETFRQDGPLKIDVDFLNDRLQEGFLHRIRYAMKPDEAYGLIFSWDNVVADARAMKLNVWKQLASEEGKEIPEDGHAHKLMLYAGADHVLHKVLRWETTESELDRLKLRLSHLYYDHLLRLREPTEGLKEWLDAVARARIPCAVVSSLDRVNMVGVLERMGLKKYFQAIVAEEDGMESMAHRFLSAALKLDRKPSKCVVFEDDPRGITAAHNCTMMAVALIGAHPAYELVQADLAVASFNELSVINLRRLFANKGSSFMDKEKQIIEKSPSKRKLTIDTIF